The Mycobacterium haemophilum DSM 44634 sequence TGGCCGCGATGCCCACGCCACCCGCCGCTGCGTGAATTAATACCCGTTCGCCGGCACGCAGCGACCCGTAGCCCAGCAGCGCTGCCCATGCAGTCGCGTAGTTGACCGGGACTGCGGCGCCCTGTTCGAAGCTCACCCCGTCGGGGAGCGCTATCGTGTCGGCTGCCGCAACGTTGACGATTTCCGCGTATCCGCCGAATCGTGTACCGGCCAAGACTCGTTCGCCGACACGGTTCGCATCGACGCCATCCCCGACGGCCTCCACCGACCCGGCGACTTCGTAACCGACTACTGCCGGCAGTTTCGGTGCGTCTGGGTATAGGCCGACGCGGGCGAGATGGTCAGCAAAGTTCACTCCGGCGGCACGTACAGCCACCTGCAGCTGGCCCGGGCCCGGCGGGGGCGGGTCGGGCCGCTGCTGCACCTGCAAGACCGATGGGTCGCCGTGCTTGGTGATGACGACTGCGCGCATCGTTTCCTCCCCCGGATACCGCTAGCAGGATTACCTGGTGATCGTTGCACACCCGTCGCGCTGTATGGCCGGCGGCTACCTTGTTCTTTGTGCATTTCGCCTGGGAGCAGCTGACCGAAAGCGTGTATCGCTGTCGGTTGCCGTTCTGCGACGTCACAGTCGGGTTGGTGCTGGGCCATGCCGGTGCGGTGCTCGTCGACACCGGCACCACGCTCGCCGAAGCGGCTGCGATCGACACCGACGTTCGGCAGCTTGCCAGCAGCCCGATCACCCATGTTGTGTTGACGCACAAGCACTTCGACCATGTCCTGGGCTCCTCGGTGTTCGCCGGAGCCGAAATATACTGCGCACCAGAGGTTGTCGAATACTTGTCGTCGGCTACCGATCAGCTCCGCGGCGATGCGCTGCACCACGGTGCGGACGCCACCGAGATCGACCGCGCGATCGCAGCGCTGCGCCCGCCACACCACGGGGTCTACGACGCTGTCATCAATCTCGGCGACCGGAGTGTGACCATTGCCCATCTGGGCCGTGGACATACCACTTCGGACCTAGTGGTGGTGGCGCCTGGCACGGACACCGACGGCGGCGTGGTTGTGGTGTTCACCGGCGATCTGGTCGAGGAGTCAGCCGACCCCGCCATCGACGCCGATTCCGATGTAGCCGCGTGGCCGGCAACGCTAGAACGGCTCGTCGCAATCGGTGGCCCCGACGCCATCTACGTCCCGGGTCATGGGAATGTCGTCGATGCGGCATTTATCCGTCGCCAGCGGGAGTGGTTGCGAAAGCATGCGGGCCGGGGGCCCAGCTAACCGCGGCTGCTTTGTTAAGGCGCCCGCGGTTGCGCTTGTAGGCTGACGGTGCAATACGCCGATGTGAGGAGGGTCGTGACGGCTCCGCTTGTGGAGGACACTAACCGTGAGTCCGTGCGACGTATCCAGCTGGATGTTGCTGGCATGTCGTGCGCGGCCTGCGCGAGCCGGGTCGAAACGAAGCTGAACAAGGTTCCCGGTGTCCGCGCATCAGTCAACTTCGCTACCCGAGTTGCGACCATCGATGCCGCCGACATCGCGGTCGATGAGTTGTGCCAGGTAATTGAGCAGGCCGGATATCGTGCGGCTGCGCACGCGGAGTCCGCCGTCGAAGAAACCGATCCTGACGCCGATTATGCCCGCAACCTGCTGCGACGGCTCCTTGTCGCGGCGCTGTTGTTCGTGCCGCTGGCCGATCTATCGACCATGTTTGCGATCGTGCCGACCAACAGATTCCCCGGCTGGGGATACCTGCTTACCGCGCTAGCAGCCCCGATCGTGACATGGGCCGCGTGGCCGTTCCACCGTGTTGCGCTGCGCAACGCGCGCCATCGGACCGCATCCATGGAGACGTTGATTTCGGTGGGCATCGTGGCGGCCACCGGTTGGTCGCTGTCGACGATCTTCGTCGCCACACGGCCCCGGCAGACCCACGGAATTTGGCAGGCGATCCTGCACAGCGACTCGATCTACCTGGAGGTTGCCGCGGGAGTCACCGTCTTTGTTCTTGCGGGTCGGTTCTTCGAAGCTCGCGCCAAATCCAAGGCTGGCAGTGCACTACGCGCGCTCGCTACCTTGGGTGCCAAAAATGTAGCTGTCCTGCTGCCCACTGGGGCGGAGCTGGTGATACCGGCCGGAGAGCTCAAACAGCAACAGCACTTTGTGGTACGGCCCGGCGAGACCATTGCCGCCGACGGTGTGGTTATCGACGGCACCGCGGCGATCGATATGAGCGCGATGACTGGTGAGGCCAGACCGGTACGCGCGTCGCCGGCGGCCACCGTGGTGGGCGGCACCACGGTGCTCGACGGCCGCCTGGTGATCGAGGCCACCGCAGTCGGTGGCGATACCCAATTTGCTGCGATGGTCCGTCTCGTCGAGGACGCACAGGCGCAGAAGGCTCGCGCGCAGCGCCTCGCTGACCGCATCGCGGCCGTGTTCGTGCCGACGGTATTTGTCATCGCCGGATTGGCGGGTGCCGCTTGGCTGTTGGCTGGAGCCAGCCCAGATCGCGCTTTCTCCGTGGTGCTCGGGGTCTTGGTGATCGCATGTCCTTGCGCGCTCGGGCTCGCTACCCCCACCGCCATGATGGTCGCTTCCGGCCGGGGCGCCCAATTGGGGATCTTCATCAAGGGTTACCGAGCGCTGGAGACGATCCATGCGGTCGACACCGTGGTATTCGACAAGACCGGCACGTTGACACTCGGACAGCTGAGCGTGAGCACGGTAACGTCAACCGGCGGGTGGGATTCCGGTGAAGTTCTGGCGCTCGCCTCCGCAGTTGAAGCGGCCTCTGAGCATGCGGTGGCAACGGCTATCGTGGCCGCGTCTGCAGATCCGCGTCCGGTCGCCGACTTCGTCGCGTTTGCCGGATGCGGCGTATCGGGAGTTGTCGCTGAGCACCATGTCGAAGTCGGCAAGCCGTCCTGGGTTACCCGGAATGCGCCGTGCGACGCCACCCTCGACTCCGCACGGCGCGAAGGCGAGTCTCGCGGCGAGACGGTGGTTTTCGTGTCGGTCGATGGTGTTGCCTGTGGAGCTGTCGCGATCTCCGACACCGTCAAGGATTCAGCTGCCGACGCTGTCGCAGCACTGCGCAGCCGCGGGCTGCGCACAATTCTGCTCACCGGTGATAATCAGGCCGCCGCGCGTGCGGTTGCAGCACAAGTAGATATCGACACCGTCGTCGCCGATGTGCTGCCCGAAGCCAAGGTCGACGTTATCCAACGACTGCGTGATCAGGGGCACACAGTCGCGATGATCGGAGACGGCATCAACGACGGACCCGCCTTGGCATGTGCCGATTTGGGCTTGGCGATGGGGCGCGGCACCGATGTCGCGATCGGCGCCGCCGATATCATCCTGGTCCGCGACAGCCTCGATGTCGTTCCGTGCGCACTGGATCTGGCGCGTGCCACCATGCGGACAATTCGGACCAACATGATCTGGGCGTTCGGCTACAACGTTGCGGCAATCCCCATCGCCGCCGGTGGCCTGCTCAATCCTCTGATCGCCGGTGCCGCCATGGCGTTTTCGTCGTTTTTCGTGGTGTCAAACAGCTTGCGGCTACGCAACTTTGGGCCCTCCCAAATACAACGGCAATAGCTACTGTAATTGTCAAGCGAGAGCGTCGGTGATCCCTGTCCAGGCGGGCTTCCGGGCATAAGTGGTTGTGGTGGGGGTAGCAGCTCCGTATCCGGAGAAGGTGTCGGGGTAGTCTGTGATCCAGGACCGTTTGTCGGTGAATCCCCATAGCGTGATGCCGGTACAGTGAGATTGGTTGAGGCACAGTTGCGTCATGGTCTTGTAGACCTGGCGTTGACGGTCCAGGTCGGCTGGGTCGGCTACGCCGTTAGCCACCGGAATGCGCACGTCCAATTCGGTGAACCGGATCTGTAATCCCAGATCGGCGAAGCGTTGCAAGTTGGAGGCCATGTCGGAGGTCGAGGGCTGTTGGTCTTTGCCACCGAGCATGTGGCCTTGGAATCCAATGCCATCGATGAGAGATTTTGTGACCGCCACACCATCGATGAGGACACTGATCTTGGTGTCGTGCAGGCGTTTGACGAGGTCGTAGACGGCGTTGGATTTGTCGCTGTGCGTTTCGGCGCTGTGTTCGTTATAGAACAGCAGGCCTTTCGGGTCCGCCAGACGCGCGGCACGGAACGCGTCGAAAATGTATTGGTCGCTGTGGGTGGTGTCCCACCACACGGTGGGTTGCAGTTGGCCCAGCTGATCGAAAGCTTCGTTAACGACGGTGACGGTGCTGGCTTTGCCGGCATAGCGGTTCATGATCGTGGTGACCGTATCGATCATCAGCTGGTGGCGTTGGTCCGATGGCAGCCCTTTGATGGATTGAGGCACAATCTGCCACTGGGGCTGATCGAGGGGATCCCATATCAGGGCGTGAATCTGGAAATCTCGATGAGTGTCTGCGGCGACAGCGGCCACCGAGTCTGCCTCGTGGAAGTCGAACACTCCTGGGGCCGGCTCGATGGTGTTCATCATGGTGCCGATTTCGGTTGTCAGTGAACCGAACTCGGTGGTAGCCACCTCGCGATAGCACGGATCTCCCGCTGCGAAGGTGCTGCGATAGGCGGTACCGAACACTTTCCCACGAGCCGCAGCCAGTTCGGCAAGCGATGGATCAACAATGCCGCACTGCCCGGTCCGGGGCCCTACCACAGACGTTGGACTTCCCGACGGTCTGGACTCACAGCCTGATACCGCCAATGACGCCACCAGCACCATGGCGCCCATGAATCTTTCAGCCGGCGTCAACACAAACGCATTCTGCCAGAGTAGCTGTAGGGGGCCGCGCGATCGCGTCCGCAGCGCAGATCCTCCCCGCCGCAGGCGGTAATGCCGGGGTCTGCCGATATCGTTATGCGGTGACAAGTTTGAAGTCGCTGTTGGCGTGTGAGGACCTGCTGGTGGCACCCGGTGCCCACGATGGGTTGGCTGCCAGGATTTTTCAGCGGGCCGGTTTTCGCGCGGTGTATATGACCGGCAACGGTGTGTCGGCGTCATTGCTGGCGGCTCCCGATGTCGGGCTGTTAACGATGACTGAAATGACCGCGCATGCCCGCGCAATGGTACGTGCGGTGCAGGTGCCAGTGATCGCCGATGCTGACACCGGCTACGGCAACCGCGACAATGTCGCGCGCACTGTGCGGGAGTATGAAGCCAGTGGCGTGGCCGCGATCCATTTGGAAGATCAGGTCTTCCCTAAGCGGTGCGGCGCAATGGGTGGTATCGAGTTGATCTCTGCTGAGGATCATGCCGCCAAGATTCGGGCCGCGACCGCTGCGCGTAGTAGTGCGGAGTTCTTGATAATTGGCCGCACCGATTCCCGGCTGAACAGCGGGTTTGACGAGGCTCTGCGCCGAGCCCGCTGCTACGCCGACGCTGGTGCCGACCTGATTTTGATCGAGATGCTCCAAACACCGAAAGAGATCGAAACCGCCGTTCAGGTTATTGATGTGCCCATCATGTTTAACGCAGTTGCCAGCAAAACACCTGAGCTAACGCCACGCCAGTTCGCTGACCTCGGCGTCAAAGTGTTGGTCTATCCGCTGGCAGCTACCCTCGTCTACGCCGCCACTATGCAGAACTTTGCCCACCACCTCGTCGAGGGCAACACGCCCGCAACGTTTCAATCCGCTGCCTTGGATCTGACCGAGTACAGCCAGGTCCTCGACACCCCATGACAGAGTCACCGCATACCTGGGCGCGCGGGGCGCATCGACGACAAGCGGTCTTGTCATCGACGCATGCGGGACAGCTCGCGCAGCATCGCGTTGTATGCATCTAGGTCGTCATCGGCGTAGCCGCTGTCGGCATGTCGGTCCTCACGGACAGCGACTCGGCGGTCCTGGCGCGCCCACTGGGCCACCAGCGCCACGATGACGATGACGACAGGTAATTCCGTTGCGCCCCAGGCGATTGCGCCACCCATATGCTGGTCAGCATCAATGCTCGCCAGCCACGGCAGATTGACGGAGCGGTAGAACCCGGCACCAACTGCCGATGTCATTGTCATCAGCGCGATCCCGAAGAAGGCGTGGAATGGCATCACAGCAAACAACAGGCCAATCCGCGCCGGATAGGGGAGTCGGCGCGGCCCCGGATCGATACCAATGATTGCCCAGTAGAAGAGATATCCGACCAGCAAGAAGTGAATGGCCATGAACTCGTGGCCCCAGTGATAACGCACCAGGGTATCGAACAGCGGTGTGAAGTAAACGATGTACGGCGACCCCACGAACAGGATGAAGGCCGTGATCGGATGGGAAAGGAAGGCCGTCATGGGGGAGTGCATCAGCCAGGTCAGCCATTCGCGCGGTCCGGGTCGCTGTCCATCACCGGCCGCGGGCAAAGCACGAAGCGCCAAGGTGACCGGTCCGCCCAGAACAAGCAGGACCGGGATGAACATATTCAACGTCATATGTTCGGCCATGTGCACGCTGAACATCGCCGAACCGTACGCTCGCACGCCTGAGCCGCTGGTGAATACCAGTGCGACACACCCGGTTAACCACGCCACCAGTCTGCCCACCGGCCAGGTGTTGCCGGCACGCCGCACCCAGACGAAGCCCGCTAGATATCCGATCCCGAGGGCGATGGCAGCAGCGCCGATGAGGCTGTCGAACCGCCACACGGTGACAAACCTGACAATGTTAGGCGGCTGCGGCAGCTCGTAACCCAGAAAAACGTCCCAGGCCGTGAACCTGTGGGTGAGGAATCGCGGCGCAGTCTGAACGGCCATCGCCGCTGTCGCTGCCGTGACGGCCGTCATGGCCAGCGCGGTAAGGCGTGTCCGGCGATCGGATTCCGGCCGGCCCATGACCAACGCCCAGCCGTCCGACAGGCACACCAGCGTCAGCAAAACTCCGGCCACCAGGCCGAGGCGACCGAAGTCCGAGCTGATCATCGCCGCGCCCGGGCTAAGCAGATAGACCAGCTCGGCTCCATACGCTAGCGCGAGCACTCCGCACACAACCTGCGCTATCAGCACAGCGCGGCTTGGCGTCACCCCCGTCATCGCCGCGGTGATCTTGAGCCCGCTCAATGTGGCAACGGCGAGCGCAAAGACAATCACAGCGCTGGTGGCGTAGTCATGATCCGGTCCCTGCCCCGCGTTACCGGTCACCGCGGTCGCGATGACACCAATCACTGCGGGAATCAACAGCACAAAGTGGCCGGGCCATCGAATGATGACGCGCAGCGTCAACGCAACGAGCAACGCACAAATCGCCACAACGATCCACGCCCGTGAGGTCTCCGAGGCGGCAACGGCATTGAATAGTGCTGCGCCAGTTCGAAGCTCAGCCGGCGTCACACCGGAGTCGTTAGCGGCCTGAACCACCACCATCGCCAGGGCAAACACCAGCCAGGCGATGGAAACACGCTCTGCAGCAAGGTGAACCCGAAACGCCTGAGCATCGATCAAGCCATCTGGCCGCGGCCAAACCATCATCACGAAGTACACCAATGCCCCAAGACACAGCGCACTCGACAGCGACGCACCGAAGTACCCGACGGGTTCGGCAACGCTGACGAAGCTGCCCGGGTCCGGATTGCCGGCAGCGCCGTAGCGGTCAGCTCGCGAGAACAGCCCGTAGATAGCAACAGCGACCGCGCTACCCAGCAGGCCAGCCACCATTAGTGCGGTCCCCAAGGAGATCGGCCGAGGAGCCGGCACAACCGACGTCGCCGTTCCGGCCGGCCCGTCAGTCTGCATTGCTTGAGCTTACGGACGCGCGGCGCAGACCGCATAGGTGGTCGGCACGCGTCGGTTGATTGCACCGACCTAAAGTAGCCGGATGCCTTCCCCGAACGGCGACGCCTCGCATGATTGATGCCCTGCTGCTGCGTTGGGTTGTCACCGGGCTGTTCGTGCTGAGCGCTGCCGAATGCGGCTTCACGAGTCTGGCCCGCCGCCGACCTTGGACGTCGGTCCTAAGCAACGGGCTGCATTTTGCGATGGCAATCGCGATGGCAGTGATGGCCTGGCCGCGGGGTGCCCAGCTACCGACGGTGGGCCCCGCAGTGTTCTTCGGGCTAGCTGGAGTGTGGTTTGTGACCCTGGCCACCATTTCGGCCCGACGGGAACGAGTGGTGTATGTATATCCGGCCGTCATGATGGTGGCGATGGTGTGGATGTACGCTGTCATGGATAGTCACCTGCAGAGTCCTTGCGGCGGCCACCATCACGCATCGCCCCATACGTCGATGCCGGGTGTTGATATGGCGACGAAAGTGGTGCAGGCAAGCGGGCCCCCCGCATGGGTCAGCGCCCTCAACTGGTTCTGGTTCGCGTTTTTCTGGGTCGCGGCGGTCTTCTGGGCGTACCGCTCTTTCACGACGCCGCGAAACGGCGCAGCCCTCAGTCGGCGCTCGTTGCATCGCGCAAGTCAGGCCGTGATGTCGACCGGGATGGCTATTACCTTCGGCGCCCTGCTGTTTCACGTCTAGCAGCCGTCGACTCACCGCGCGTATCCAACTAGACCAACGCGAGCAGGGGGAAAGTCCAAAGAGCTTCCCGCAGCAGCGATTATATTTTCGCTGCGGCGCCCACGCTTAGCGCGCTGAACATGAACCAGGCATGCCCACCCATAGGCGGTGTCGACCGCTTGTTGGCGACGAGTAGATCCAGCAGTTCGGCGCATTCCGCCCGCCAGCCGTGACCGTGGACCAAGTGGCGACTTCATCGCGCCGCTGGTTGTAAATCAACGACAGGAATTCAAGTCGCCCACGTCGCCGCGCTCGGTGACGTGAGCAATCATCTTGTCCAGCACCATGTCCGGGACCTCCACCTGGGGCGCCGACGCCTCTTAGATCTCTTGCCGATGCGGACGGGTAAGCAGGGCAAGACGTTTAGCGATGCCCGCCAGATGTTTGAGGGAGTCACCGCAAACACCGTGGCGCCCAGGGTGGCCGACCACATTGTCAGGGACCCACATTCGGCGAGTCGCTGTCCCAGCTGCTGGGCAACATCGGCACGGCAGGGCCGCCGCTCCACTCATCGGCGCCCAATGTGATCAACCCTGCCGCCGAGGCAACACCAGCTTTCGCCGCGGCCCCAACAAATCCAAGCGGTCCCGCACCACGGTCGGAAGCACCCACCGATTCGGCGTGGGGAACGTCTGGCCCTTCGCCGGCGTCCGGGTCCATAAATTCGTGCCGATGGCTGTGATCTTTGGCCCTCGCCCTCCGGCGCTGACGGCCCCGCGCACGCTCGCGGGCCGCCGCTGCGGCGGCATCCGGGGCATCAGCGTCGTCTGGCACCGGCTCGGGAGTCTTGAGATGTGTGCGACCCCTCATGCTGCTAGGCGACGACAATTCCGTGAGTCCCACCGCGTACCAAGAGTCGACCATGCCCGGAGCACCGCCTCCCAGCGCATTGTTGACGGTCGGACCGAAGCCAATGCCAGGACCACCACCCACCGGTCCCGCGCCGATCGTTGTGGCTCCACTCGGCGCGGCAGGGCCGACCGGCAGCGCGGCGTTACCCACTCCCGCGGGGATAACTTCCGCCGTACCCGGTGGTGGAGCAGCACCTGCCGGCGCTGACGTCAACGTCGGCACCGTAACGGACAACGGAACCGCAATGCCGGCGGCAACCGCCACACCCAGCGCCGGCACAGCGGCCAAGGCCGGGGCAACCAACGCGGCGAACGGCATCGCCTGTTGCAGGGCGGACCCAACCATCATCGTCCCATCGACGGCGGCACAGACTGGACAATCTGGGGCAGGGGGCAGTCCGAGGATTTGCATCAGTGCAGAGCTGAGCGCGTTGGCAAATGGGGACCTGCCGCGATTCACCTCTGACGCCGGCCGTTCCAGGTCGCTTTCCTGAGGCGCATTGGCGCGGGCTCGGCAGTGCGGACATGTGAATTCTTCTTCCTCGTCTTCTCCCTCGGTGTCTGATTCTGATCTTGAGGAGACGTCGACCGGCTTGGCCTGTGGTCCTGGCGCGACGATCTGCGGAGCGGGCAGAGTCGCGGGCACGGCCAGGAGAGCAGCCACGGTGACGGCGTGGTACATGGTCATCGCCGCGGCGGCCTGAAGCCACATGGACACATAGCGGGCTTCGGTCGCGGTGATTGGCAGGGTGTTAATGCCAAAGAAGTTTGTCGCCACCAGTGCCTTGTGAAGAGCGCGATTGGCGCTGAGTTCGGCCAGCGTGGGCATGCTGGCTTCGGCGGCGGTGTAGCCGCTGGCCGCCTCCTCGTGCAGGGCCGCCGCGGTCTTGCTCTTCGCAGCGCTCTCGAGGAGCCAGGCAAGATAGGGTCCGTGCGCGGCCACATACTGTCCGGCACTAGGGCCATCCCATGTCCCCGCCTGCACCGCGCCCAACTCCGCAGTGAGCGTATCTGCCGCCGCGACATATTCAGCGCTGAGCGACCACCACGCCGCGGCAGCCTTCAGCAAAGGGCCCGGCCCCGGGCCATCGTTGAGTAACGCTGACCAGACCTCTGGCGGCACGGCACCCCAGGGCAAAGCAACCATAACGAATACCTTCCCGAGCTACTCGGCAGTGAGCGGCCCTTCCAGTGGTCGGTTCGCGACGGCATTCAGTTCCCGTTCGTCCACGCGGTCGCGCCGTGCGTGTCATGCCGCAGCCGCGACAAGACCCGACCAACTCACCCCCGCAAGCTGCCAGTTCGGCGAGATAGCCGACGACCGCAGTACTGCTGTAATGCCAGCATGTTTCAGTGGCTGTGAACACCCTGCGATAGCAAGGCCCGAATCGACTGTGGTGGCGTGACAAGCTCGGCGACGGACTCGACGCCGAGGGCCATGGTCGGGTATTGCGCGTAGGAGCGCATCTCGAACCTCATGCCCAAGGTGACCCATGCATCGATTACCGACCATCTTCGCGGATTTCTCTTCGCCCAGTCGCTTTGATCCAGTCGATACTTCCACTCCGCGATATCGAGTTCGTCGCTAGCGAATTCGCTAAGAAAGTCCGCGTATACCACCGCCGCACCGTGTACCACGGAAATGCCGCGCCCCAGCTCAGCCGATCCGGCTAATGCTGGCAACACGCCCAAGACCGCCTTCGCCGCGGCTCGGCCGGTAGTGACCTCTTCCGTCACTGTCACGGAAGGGTAGGCGCGCAACGCAATACAGGCATCAACAACCGAGAGCAGAATGTCAGCGGAGTCGCGCAATTGATAGTCCTCGCCAAGTACCCGGGGCAGGCGCACGATGGTGAAATCGAGTACAGGTGGTGACCCGGCCACTACTAGCTCCGCGAGTGACTTGGATGCCGCATACGGATAAGGCGCGTCACGAGGGTCGGTGACCCGTGGCATAGTGACATCCGCATTGACGACGAACGACGACAAATGCACCAACTTGGTATTACGGCTCGCGCATGTCTCGACGATCGTGGAAACCAACTCGATGTTGGCCGACCGCAATTCACGGTATGGCACCAGCATGTTGGTATTGCCGATACCGTTCACCAGGGTCCCGGCGTCAGTGTCGCGTATCAGCGCCGCCAGCTCTGCTGGGCCAAACTCAGGAGAGATACGTTCGATCCGTACCCCGTCAACGCCCCCCAGCGCTGCCCATGGATCACCTT is a genomic window containing:
- a CDS encoding PPE family protein, whose protein sequence is MVALPWGAVPPEVWSALLNDGPGPGPLLKAAAAWWSLSAEYVAAADTLTAELGAVQAGTWDGPSAGQYVAAHGPYLAWLLESAAKSKTAAALHEEAASGYTAAEASMPTLAELSANRALHKALVATNFFGINTLPITATEARYVSMWLQAAAAMTMYHAVTVAALLAVPATLPAPQIVAPGPQAKPVDVSSRSESDTEGEDEEEEFTCPHCRARANAPQESDLERPASEVNRGRSPFANALSSALMQILGLPPAPDCPVCAAVDGTMMVGSALQQAMPFAALVAPALAAVPALGVAVAAGIAVPLSVTVPTLTSAPAGAAPPPGTAEVIPAGVGNAALPVGPAAPSGATTIGAGPVGGGPGIGFGPTVNNALGGGAPGMVDSWYAVGLTELSSPSSMRGRTHLKTPEPVPDDADAPDAAAAAARERARGRQRRRARAKDHSHRHEFMDPDAGEGPDVPHAESVGASDRGAGPLGFVGAAAKAGVASAAGLITLGADEWSGGPAVPMLPSSWDSDSPNVGP
- a CDS encoding DUF5134 domain-containing protein; the protein is MIDALLLRWVVTGLFVLSAAECGFTSLARRRPWTSVLSNGLHFAMAIAMAVMAWPRGAQLPTVGPAVFFGLAGVWFVTLATISARRERVVYVYPAVMMVAMVWMYAVMDSHLQSPCGGHHHASPHTSMPGVDMATKVVQASGPPAWVSALNWFWFAFFWVAAVFWAYRSFTTPRNGAALSRRSLHRASQAVMSTGMAITFGALLFHV
- a CDS encoding MBL fold metallo-hydrolase — protein: MHFAWEQLTESVYRCRLPFCDVTVGLVLGHAGAVLVDTGTTLAEAAAIDTDVRQLASSPITHVVLTHKHFDHVLGSSVFAGAEIYCAPEVVEYLSSATDQLRGDALHHGADATEIDRAIAALRPPHHGVYDAVINLGDRSVTIAHLGRGHTTSDLVVVAPGTDTDGGVVVVFTGDLVEESADPAIDADSDVAAWPATLERLVAIGGPDAIYVPGHGNVVDAAFIRRQREWLRKHAGRGPS
- a CDS encoding cytochrome c oxidase assembly protein, encoding MQTDGPAGTATSVVPAPRPISLGTALMVAGLLGSAVAVAIYGLFSRADRYGAAGNPDPGSFVSVAEPVGYFGASLSSALCLGALVYFVMMVWPRPDGLIDAQAFRVHLAAERVSIAWLVFALAMVVVQAANDSGVTPAELRTGAALFNAVAASETSRAWIVVAICALLVALTLRVIIRWPGHFVLLIPAVIGVIATAVTGNAGQGPDHDYATSAVIVFALAVATLSGLKITAAMTGVTPSRAVLIAQVVCGVLALAYGAELVYLLSPGAAMISSDFGRLGLVAGVLLTLVCLSDGWALVMGRPESDRRTRLTALAMTAVTAATAAMAVQTAPRFLTHRFTAWDVFLGYELPQPPNIVRFVTVWRFDSLIGAAAIALGIGYLAGFVWVRRAGNTWPVGRLVAWLTGCVALVFTSGSGVRAYGSAMFSVHMAEHMTLNMFIPVLLVLGGPVTLALRALPAAGDGQRPGPREWLTWLMHSPMTAFLSHPITAFILFVGSPYIVYFTPLFDTLVRYHWGHEFMAIHFLLVGYLFYWAIIGIDPGPRRLPYPARIGLLFAVMPFHAFFGIALMTMTSAVGAGFYRSVNLPWLASIDADQHMGGAIAWGATELPVVIVIVALVAQWARQDRRVAVREDRHADSGYADDDLDAYNAMLRELSRMRR
- a CDS encoding isocitrate lyase/PEP mutase family protein: MTSLKSLLACEDLLVAPGAHDGLAARIFQRAGFRAVYMTGNGVSASLLAAPDVGLLTMTEMTAHARAMVRAVQVPVIADADTGYGNRDNVARTVREYEASGVAAIHLEDQVFPKRCGAMGGIELISAEDHAAKIRAATAARSSAEFLIIGRTDSRLNSGFDEALRRARCYADAGADLILIEMLQTPKEIETAVQVIDVPIMFNAVASKTPELTPRQFADLGVKVLVYPLAATLVYAATMQNFAHHLVEGNTPATFQSAALDLTEYSQVLDTP
- a CDS encoding endo-1,4-beta-xylanase, with product MLTPAERFMGAMVLVASLAVSGCESRPSGSPTSVVGPRTGQCGIVDPSLAELAAARGKVFGTAYRSTFAAGDPCYREVATTEFGSLTTEIGTMMNTIEPAPGVFDFHEADSVAAVAADTHRDFQIHALIWDPLDQPQWQIVPQSIKGLPSDQRHQLMIDTVTTIMNRYAGKASTVTVVNEAFDQLGQLQPTVWWDTTHSDQYIFDAFRAARLADPKGLLFYNEHSAETHSDKSNAVYDLVKRLHDTKISVLIDGVAVTKSLIDGIGFQGHMLGGKDQQPSTSDMASNLQRFADLGLQIRFTELDVRIPVANGVADPADLDRQRQVYKTMTQLCLNQSHCTGITLWGFTDKRSWITDYPDTFSGYGAATPTTTTYARKPAWTGITDALA
- a CDS encoding heavy metal translocating P-type ATPase; this encodes MTAPLVEDTNRESVRRIQLDVAGMSCAACASRVETKLNKVPGVRASVNFATRVATIDAADIAVDELCQVIEQAGYRAAAHAESAVEETDPDADYARNLLRRLLVAALLFVPLADLSTMFAIVPTNRFPGWGYLLTALAAPIVTWAAWPFHRVALRNARHRTASMETLISVGIVAATGWSLSTIFVATRPRQTHGIWQAILHSDSIYLEVAAGVTVFVLAGRFFEARAKSKAGSALRALATLGAKNVAVLLPTGAELVIPAGELKQQQHFVVRPGETIAADGVVIDGTAAIDMSAMTGEARPVRASPAATVVGGTTVLDGRLVIEATAVGGDTQFAAMVRLVEDAQAQKARAQRLADRIAAVFVPTVFVIAGLAGAAWLLAGASPDRAFSVVLGVLVIACPCALGLATPTAMMVASGRGAQLGIFIKGYRALETIHAVDTVVFDKTGTLTLGQLSVSTVTSTGGWDSGEVLALASAVEAASEHAVATAIVAASADPRPVADFVAFAGCGVSGVVAEHHVEVGKPSWVTRNAPCDATLDSARREGESRGETVVFVSVDGVACGAVAISDTVKDSAADAVAALRSRGLRTILLTGDNQAAARAVAAQVDIDTVVADVLPEAKVDVIQRLRDQGHTVAMIGDGINDGPALACADLGLAMGRGTDVAIGAADIILVRDSLDVVPCALDLARATMRTIRTNMIWAFGYNVAAIPIAAGGLLNPLIAGAAMAFSSFFVVSNSLRLRNFGPSQIQRQ